Genomic window (Salvelinus namaycush isolate Seneca chromosome 10, SaNama_1.0, whole genome shotgun sequence):
AACTACTTGTGGAccaaaagtccccacaagaatagtaaacgaacaaacatttgaccaactggggacattttgttggtccccacaagtTCAAATGCTATATCTAGGGGGTTTAGCGTTAAGATTAGAATTAGAATTAAGTTCAGGATTAGGAGctagggttgggtttagggttaggagctagggtagttttagggttaggagctagggtagttttagggttaggagctagggtagttttagggttaggagctagggtagttttagggttaggagctagggtagttttagggttaggagctagggtagttttagggttaggagctaggtttTCGTTTAGGGTTTAGGAGCTAGGGTAGTTTTAGGTTAAGGTTCGGATTAGGGTACGGGTTAGGATACGGTTTatgtttagggaaaataggattttgaatgggactgaattgtgtgtctccacaaggttagctgtacaagactgtgtgtgaaTGTTAATCTCCTCACCTGTCCACCAGATCTATCTTATTGTGGACTTCTACGATGGAGCTCATCAGTCTGTCTGGGATCTGAAGGTTCCTCAGGACATTCAACACATTCTCCTTCTGGTTCACAGTCTCTGGGTGGCTGATGTCTCTCACATGGACTATCAGGTCCTGGGGACAGAACGAGGAGAAAGAACACTATCTATagagcagtatgtggacaccccttcaaattagtggattcagctatttcagccacacctgttgctgactggtgtgtaaaatcgagcacacagccatgcgatctccttcgacaaacattggcagtagaacggcctaactgaaaagctcagtgacgtTTAATGTGGCATcgtcacaggatgccacctttccaacaagtcagttcgtcaaatttctgccctgctagagctgcctcggtcaactgtaagtgctgttattgtgaagtggaaacgtctaggagcaacaacggctcagccgcaaagtggtagaccacacaagctcacggaACAGGACTTCcgaattgtctgtcctcggttgcaacactcactaccgggtTCCAAACTGtccctggaagcaacgtcagcacaagaactgttctgtctggagcttcatgaaatgggtttccatggccgagcagccgcacacaagcctaagatcaccatgcgctaTACGAAGCGTccgctggagtggtgtaaagctcgccgccattggactctggagcagtggaaacacattctctggagtaatgaatcacttCACCACCTGGCAGTCCGGTTaattaatctgggtttggcggatgccaggagaacactacctgccccatagtggaggaggaataatggtctggggatgtttttcatggttcgggttaggccccttagttccagtgaagggacaatGTAACGctaatcgaacacctttgggatgaattggaaacaTTTTGAAATGAAAAACTGTTGTAACATACAGAGTGAATGACGTCCTCCAGCGTAGCGGAGAAGGAGTCTATGAGTTGGTGGGGAAGCTGGGACAGGAAGCCGATGGTATCCACATAAAGCACAGTCATGTGACTAGGCAGCGTCCCGGCGTGCACCGTGACGTCCAGCGTGGCAAACAGCTGATCTCTAGGCTGCAGCGCAGCGTCACCCGTCAACGCCTTGATCAGAGTTGTCTTACCTGGTGGAGAGGACGGAGTTTAACAGCAATGAACAGGCAGAAGAGACAATATTTGAATTAGATATTAAATAAGTGCTTCTGGAGGTGTAATAGTCAGTAAATAAGTGGGTAAATGCTGATCATCTTTCGATGAATGAAGCAATTTATATCACATTTAGCAACAACAGGTGTGTAAACAGGCAAAATGAaaaacggctcataataatgtccggaacggagcaaatggaatggcctggaaaccatggaaacagactatgggaggagcacattactgcatagagccatgactatatggaactctattccacatcaggtaactgatgcaagcagtagaatcagatttaaataccaggtaaaaatacaccttatggaacaacggggactgtgaagcaacacaaacacagacacagacgcatacagtcgtggccaaaagttttgagaatgacacaaatattaattttcacaaagtctgctgccttagtttgcatatactccagaatgttaggaagagtgatcagatgaattgcaaataattgcaaagtccctctttgccatgcaaatgaactgaatcccccaaaaacatttccactgcatttcagccctgccacaaaaggaccagctgacatcatgtcagtgattctctcgttaacacaggtgtgagtgttgatgaggacaaggctggcaatccctctgtcatgctgattgagttcgaataacagactggaagcttcaaaaggagggtggtgcttggaatcattgttcttcctctgtcaaccatggttacctgtaaggaaacacgtgccgtcatcattgttttgcacaaaaagggcttcacaggcaaggatattgttgCTAGTaaaattgcacctaaatcaaccatttatcggatcatcaagaacttcaaggagagcggttcaattattgtgaagaaggcttctctgatgaatcccctttccgattgtttggggaatCTGGAAAAAAGTTTGTCCGgggaagacaaggtgagcgctaccatcagtcctgtgtcatgccaacagtaaagcatcctgagaccattcatgtgtggggttgcttctcagccaagggagtgggctcactcacaatttgcctaagaacacagccatgaataaagaatggtaccaacacatcctccgagagcaacttctcccaaccatccaggaacagtttggtgatgaacaatgccttttccagcatgatggagcaccttgccataaggcaaaagtgataacgaagtggctcggggaacaaaacatcgatattttgggtccatggccaggaaactccccagaccttaatcccattgagaacttgtggtcaatcctcaagaggcgggtggacaaacaaaaacccacaaattctgacaaactccaagcattgattatgcaagaatgggctgccatcagtcaggatgtggcccagaagttaattgacagcatgccagggcggatttcagaggtcttgaaaaagaagggtcaacactgcaaatattgtctctttgcatcaacttcatgtaattgtcaataaaagcctttgacacttctgaaatgcttgtaattatacttcagtattccatagtaacatctaacaaaaatatctaaagacactgaagcagcaaactttgtggaaattaatatttgtcattctcaaaacttttggccacgactgtagatatgtggtagtagaggtctgagggaacacacttaatgtattgtagatatgtggtagtagaggtctgaggtaacacacttaatgtattgtagatatgtggtagtagtggtctgaggtaacacacttaatgtattgtagatatgtggtagtagaggtctgaggtaaacacacttaatgtattgtagatatgtggtagtagtggtctgaggtaacacacttaatgtattgtagatatgtggtagtagtggtctgaggtaacacacttaatgtattgtagatatgtggtagtagtggtctgaggtaacacacttaatgtattgtagatatgtggtagtagtggtctgaggtaacacacttaatgtattgtagatatgtggtagtagaggtctgagggtaacacacttaatgtattgtagatatgtggtagtagaggtctgagggaacacacttaatgtattgtagatatgtggtagtagaggtctgaggtacacacttaatgtattgtagatatgtggtagtagtggtctgaggtacaCACTTAAATGTAAtggtagatatgtggtagtagaggtctgaggtaacacacttaatgtattgtagatatgtggtagtagaggtctgaggtaacacacttaatgtattgtagatatgtgggtagtagaggtctgaggtaacacacttatgtattgtagatatgtggtagtagtggtctgatggaacacacttaatgtattgtagataatggtggtagtagtaggtctgaggtaacacacttaatgtattgtagatatgtggtagtagtggtctgaggtaacacacttaatgtattgtagatatgtggtagtagtggtctgaggtaacacacttaatgtattgtagatatgtggtagtagtggtctgaggtaacacacttaatgtatgtagatatgtggtagtagtggtctgaggtaacacacttaatgtattgtagatattgGTAGTAGGGGTCTGATgtacacacttaatgtattgtagatatgtggtagtagtgtctgaggtaacacacttaatgtattgtagatatgtggtagtagtggtctgaggtaacacacttaatgtagttgtagatatgtggtagtagtggtctgaggtaacacacttaatgtattgtagatatgtggtagtagatggtctgaggtaacacacttaatgtattgtagatatgtggtagtagaggtctgaggtaTATTTGAAGTTATAGGAGgttacctgtgtgtgtcctgtggtTGCAACTAGAATCCCCACGTATAGATGGTTTTGTAAGGTTAGTTATAGATAGGTGGTTACCTGTGGGATGCCTGATTGTTGCAATAGAATCCCACAAGTATAGAATGGTTTGTTAAGGTGAGTTATATGGAGCGGTTACCTGTAGGATGGCCTGTGGGTTGCAACTATCAATCCCACCGTATAGATGGTTTGTAAAGTGAGTTAATGGAGGTTACCTCGTGGGATGGCTCGTTGGTTGCAAACTAGAAATGCCCAGTATAGATGGTTTGTAAAGGTGCTTATATGGAGGTTACCTGTGGGATGGCCTGTGAGGTTGCCTGCACTAAATCCCACAGTATAGAGGGTTTGTAAGGTGAGTTATATGGAGGTTACCTGTGGAGAGGCACTCGTGGTTGCAAATAAGATCCACAGTATCAGGGATGGTGTGTAGGTGAGTTAATGGAAGGTTACCTGTGGGATGGCCATGTGGGTTGCAAACTAGAATCCCAGTATAGATGGTTTGTAGGGTGAGTTATATGGAGGTTACCTGTTGGATGTGCCTGGGGTTGCAAACTAGAATCCCACAGTATAGATGGTTTGTAAGGTGAGTTAATGGAGGTGTACCGTGGGAGGCCTGTGGGTTGCACTAGAAGCCCACAGGTATAGATGGGTTGAGGTGAGTTATATGGAGGTACCTGATGGGATGGCCTGTGGCGTTTGACAACTAGAATCCACAGGTATAGATGGTTTGTAAGGTGAGTTAGTATTGAGGTTACCTGTGGGTGGGGCCTGTGGGTTGCAACTTAGGAATCCCACAGTATAGAAAGGATTTGTAAGGTGAAGTTATATGAAGGTTACACTGTGGGATGGCCCTGTGGGTTGCACTAGAATCCCAAGTATGATGGTTCTTAGGTGAGTTATATGGAGGTTACTGTGGATGGCCTGTCGAGGTTCCAACTAGAATCCCAATTATGATGGTTTGTATAGGTGAGTTAATATGGAGGTTACCTGGGGAGTGGCCTGTGGTGTTGCAACTAGTAATCCCACAGTATAGATGGTTTTAAGGTGAGTTATATGGAGTTACCGTGGGATGGCCTGTGGGTTTGCAACTAGAATCCCACAGTATAGGATGGTTTGGTAAGGTAGTTATATGGAGGTTCCTGTGGGTGGCCTGTGGGTGCAACTAGAATCCCACAGATATAGATGGTTTGTAAGGTGCAGTTATATCGGAGGTTACTGTGGGATGGCCCGTGTGGTGCAACTAGAATACCACAGTAAGATGGTTTGTAAGTGAGTATATGGAGGTTACCTGTGGGATAGCTGTGGGTACTTTGCAACAGAATCCCCAGTATAGAATGGTATTGTAAGGTGAGTTATATGGTTACCTGTGGGATGGCCTGTTGGGTTTGCAACTAGAATCCCACAGTATAATGGTTTGTAAGGTGAGTTATAATGGAAGGTTACCTTGGTGGGATGTGACCTGTGGGTTGACAACTAGAATCCACAGATGATTGGTTTGTAAGGGAGTTATCTGGAGGTTACCTGTGGGGTATGCCTGTGGTTGCAACTAGAATGCCCACAGTATAGATGGTTTGTAAGGTGAGTTAATGGAGTTACCTGTGGGATGGCCTGTGGGTGCAATAGAATCCCACAGTATAAGATGGTTTGTGTAAGGTAGGTATATCGGAGTTAACTGTGGGATGGCACTGTGGGTTGCAACTAGAAATCCCACAGTATAGATGGTTTGTAGGTGAGTTATATGGAGGCTTACCTGTGGGATGGCCTGTGGTTTGCAACTAGAATCCCGCAGTATGATGGTTGTAAGGTGAGTTATATGGAGGTTACCTGCGTGGGTGGCCTGTGGGTTGAACTCGAATCCCACAGTATAGATGGTTTGGTAAGTGGAAGTTTTATTTTGGACGTTACTGTGGGATAGGCCTGTGGGTTTGCAACTAGATCCCACAGTATAGAATGGTTTTAAGAGTGAGTTATCTATGGGGTTACCTGTGGGATGATCCTGTGGTTGCAACTAAATCCACACAGTATAGAGGGTTTGTAAGGTGAGTTATATGGTAGGATACCTGTGGGATGGCCTGTGGGTTGCAACTAAATCCCACAGATAGATGGTTGTAAGGTAGTTATATGGAAGGTTACCTGTGGGATGGCCTGTGGGTTGCAACTAGAATCCCACAGTATAGATGGTTTGTAAGGTGAGTTATATGGAGGTTACCTGTGGGATGGCCTGTGGGTTGCAACTAGAATCCCACAGTATAGATGGTTTGTAAGGTGAGTTATATGGTGGTTACCTGTGGGATGGCCTGTGGGTTGCAACTAGAATCCCACAGTATAATGGATGTGAAGGTGAGTTTTATGGAGGTTACATCGTGGGATGGCCTGTGGTCTGCAACTAGTAATCCCACAGTATAGATGGTTTGTAAGGTGAGTTATATGGGTACCTGTCGGGATGGCCTGTGGGCTGCAACTAGAATCCCACAGTATAGAGGTTTGTAAGGTGAGTTGATATGGTAGGTTTACCTTGGGATGGCCTGTGGTGCAACTAGAATCCACACGTATCGATGTTTTTGTAAGGTGAGTTATATGGAGGTTTTACCTGTGGGCACATGGGCCTGTGGTTGCAACTAGAATCCCACATATAGATGGTTTGTAGGTGAGTTATATGGAGGTTATGTGGATGGCCCTGTGGGTTGCAACTAGAATCCCACAGTATAGCTGTTTTTGTAGGTGAGTTATATGAGTGGTTACCTGGATGTGCCTGTTGGGTTGCAACTAGAATCACCACAGGTATAGATGGTTCTGTAAGGTGAGTATTATGGAGTTCCTGTGGGATGGGCCTTGGTCTGCAACTAGAATCCCACACAGATATAGATGGTTTGATAAGGCGACTATATGAGGTTATGATGGAGGTGTGGTTACAACCACGTTAGTGGTATGTAGTGCGTAGTGGGTCCTGTGGCTCTTGAGTCAACTAGAATCCCCACAGTATAGATGGTTTGTAAAGTGATTATATGGTGGTTACCTGTGGGATGGCCTGTGGGTTGCAACTAGAATCCCACAGTATAGATGGTTTGTAAGGTGAGTTATATGGAGGTTACCTGTGGGATGGCCGGGGTTGCAACTAGATCCCACATATAGATGGTTTTTAAGGTGAGTTATATGGTAGGTTTACTGTGGATCCTGTGGGTTTGCAACTAGAATCCACACAGTATAGATGGTTTGTAAGAGAGTATATGGAGTTACCTGTGTGGGATGGCGTGGGTTGCAAATAGAATCCCACCTATAGATGGTTTGTAAGGTGAGTTATATGGAGTTACCTGTGGGTGATGGATGTGGGTTGCACTAGAAATCCCACACGTATAGATGGGTATTGTAAGGTGAGTTATTATGGGAGGTTTACCTGTGTGGATGGCTTGTGGGTTGCAACTTAGAATCCCACAGTAAGATGGTTCTGTAAGGCTGAGTTTTATGGAGGTTTACCTGTTGGGATGGCCTGGGGTTTGCAAACTAGAATCCAACAGTTAAGTGTTTGTAATAGTGATTATATGAGGGTTCACCTGTTGGGTATCGGCCGTGGGTTGCAACTAGAATCCACACGTATAGATGGTTTGTAAGGTGAGTTATTGGAGGTTACCTTGTGGGGATGGCCTGTGGAGTTGCAACTGAACTCCCACAGTTATAACTGGTTTGAAGGTGAGTTATATGGAGGTTACCTGTGGGATGGCCTGTGGGTTGCAACTAGAATCCCACCAGTAAGCATGGTTTGAAGGTGTTATATGGGTTACCCTGTGGGATGGCTTGGGTTGCAACTAGAATCCCCATTATAGATGGTTTGATAAGGTGAGTTATATGGAGTTACTGGGGATGGCCGGTGGTCTGCAAATAGAATCCCACAGTATAGATGGTTTGTAAGTGAGTTTATATGAAGGTTACTGTGGGATGTCTGGTGGGTTGCAACTAGATCCAACCAGTATAGATGGGTTTGTAAGGATGAGTTATATGGAGGTTACTGTGGCGAGGGCTCGTGGGTTGCAACTAGAATCCCACAGTATAGATGGTTTGTAAGGTGAGTTATATGGAGGTTACCTGTGGGATGGCCTGTGGGTTGCAACTAGAATCCCACAGTATAGATGGTTTGTAAGGTGAGTTATATGGAGGTTACCTGTGGGATGGCCTGTGGGTTGCAACTAGAATCCCACAGTATAGATGGTTTGTAAGGGGAGTATATGAGGTTACCGTGGTGATGCCTGTGGGTTGGCAACTAGAATCCCACAGTATAGATGGTTTTGTAAGGTGAGTTATATGGAGGTTACCTGTGGGATTGGCCTGGTGTTTGCAACTAGAATCACCACAGTAATAGATGGTTTGTAAGAGTGAGTTATTGAGGTTACCCGTGGGATGGGCCTGTGGGGCAACTAGAATACACAGTATAGATGGTATTGTAAGGTGAGTTATATGGGGTTACCTGGTGTGGATTGTGCCTGTGGGTTTGCAACTAGAATCCACAGTATAGATGGTTTTTGTAAGGTGAGTTTTATGGAGGTTACCTGTGGGATAGGCCTTGGGTTGCAACTAGAATCCCAGTATAGATGGTTTGGTAAGGTGGAGTTATATGGAGGTTACCTGTGTGGAGGCCTGTGGGTTGCAAACTAGAAATCCACAGTATAGATGGTTTGTAAGGGTATAGAGGTTACCTGTGATAGGCCAACGAACAGCTTAGTAGGAGATGGCGGACCTGTGGGATGGCACTGTGGTTTGCACTAGAATCCCACAGTAGATGGTTTGCTAAGGTGAGTTATGAGGTTACCTGTGGAGAGCCGGGGTTGCAACTAGAATCCCAACAGTATAGATGGTTTTGAAGGTGAGTTATTATGGTGTTACCTGTGGGATGGCCTGTGGGTTGCAACTAGAAATCCCACCAGTATAGAATGGTTTTGTAAGAGTGAGTTTATGGTAGGTTCCTGTTGGATGGCCCTGTGTGGTTGCAACTAGAATCCCACAGTATAGATGGTTTGTACGGTGAGTTATAGGTACGGGATGCAGGTTAACAACCGTCCTGTGTGTAGTGAGTAGGAGTGCCTGTGGTGCCTTGTCAACTAGAATTCCCACAGTATAGTCGGTTTGTAAGGTGTGTTATATGGTGGTACTGTGGGAGAGGGCCTTTGTGGTTGCAACTAGATCCCCGTATAGATGGTTTGTAAGGTGAGTTATATGGAGGGTACCTGTGGATGGCTGTGCGGTTTGCAACAGAATCCCACAGTATAGGATGGTTTGTAAGGATGAGTTATAGGGAGTGTTACCCTGTTGGATGGCCTGTGGTTGCAACTAGAATCCCACAGGTATAGATGGTTGTTAGCGTGAGTTTATATGGAGTACTGTGGAGGCCTTGTGTTGCATGACTAGAATCCCACAGTATTAGAATCGGTTTGTAAGATGAGTATATATGGTGGTTACCTGTGGGATGGGCCGGGGGTTTGCAACTAGAATCCCACAGTATAGATGGTTTTGTAAGGTGAGTTATATGGAGGTTACCTGTGGGATGGCCTGTGGGTTGCAACTAGAATCCCACAGTATAGATGGTTTGTAAGGTGAGTTATATGGAGGTTACCTGTGGGATGGCCTGTGGGTTGCAACTAGAATCCCACAGTATAGATGGTTTGTAAGGTGAGTTATATGGAGGTTACCTGTGGGATGGCCTGTGGGTTGCAACTAGAAATCCCCACAGTATTAGATGGTTTTGTAGGTGAGTTATATGGAGGATACCTGTGGGATGGCCTGTGTTGCAACTAGAATCCACAGTATAGATGGTTTGCTAAGGTGAGTTATTATGGATAGGTTACCTGTGGGTATGGCCTGTGGGTTGGCAACTAGTAATCCCACAGTATATACTGGTTTGTAAGGTGAGTTATATGGAGGTACCTGTGGATGGCCTGTGGGTTGCAACTAGAATCCACAGGATAGGTTGGTTTGTAATGGTGAGTTTATGGAGGTTACCTGTGGGATGGCGCGAGAGCATGCATCCCTCCTTCCCGGTTAGCATCACAGCATTACTCACTGGCCCTCTCCAGCAATCTCATTCTGAAGGGAAGCAGTTAAAAGGCTTCAAACACATACAGCTAACTAGCCTCTCAGGTTACTGAGGTAAATACAGCTACTAGCCTCTCAGAGTTACGAGGTAACAATACAGCTACTAGCCTTCATCAGAGGTTCCTGAGGTACAATACAGCTCCTAGCCTCTCAGGGGTTCCTGAGGTACAATTCAGctcctagcctctctctctctcagaggttCCTGAGGTACAATACAGCTACTAGCCTCTCAGAGGTTGCTGAGGTACAATACAGCTACTAGCCTCTCAGAGGTAAAATACAGCTACTAGCCTCTCAGAGGTTGCTGAGGTACAATACAGCTACTAGCCTCTCAGAGGTTACTGAGGTACAATACAGCTACTAGCCTCTCAGAGGTTCCTGAGGTACAATACAGCTACTAGCCTCTCAGAGGTTACTGAGGTACAATACAGCTACTAGCCTCTCAGAGGTTCCTGAGGTACAATACAGCTACTAGCCTCTCAGAGGTTACTGAGGTACAATACAGCTACTAGCCTCTCAGAGGTTCCTGAGGTACAATACAGCTACTAGCCTCTCAGAGGTTACTGAGGTACAAT
Coding sequences:
- the gtpbp6 gene encoding putative GTP-binding protein 6 produces the protein MGYTNCGKTTLIKALTGDAALQPRDQLFATLDVTVHAGTLPSHMTVLYVDTIGFLSQLPHQLIDSFSATLEDVIHSDLIVHVRDISHPETVNQKENVLNVLRNLQIPDRLMSSIVEVHNKIDLVDSYEPCEPNSLPISALREQGLEELKIVVEEAIVRSTGKQVLTLPVDLSSSQLSWLYKEATVQEVDVNPDEGSAVVKVIISAAAYGRYRKTFQLS